TTTGGTATAAACAATAGCACCTGTCAAAACAGCCACACAGTCGCACAAGAGCATAGCCTCTTTTGTGTGAGCAAGATACATGCACTAGTCCATTCATTTTTGggggttttaataaaaaaaaaactggcaacATATATTGTGTATGACATTATACCGCATTCGTCTTTGACCGTTTTGTTGTTCACTAAACCTCTAAACTACCGGGCCGTACAGGTGGCAGCTTGTCATTTCGCCGCTCTTCGTGTCTAAAAACAAACAACTCAAGCGCACAGCGACAGCAACAAGCGCTAGCAAAATGCCGTCGATCGCCGGGAAATATCAGCATTACAAAAATGAAGATATTGAGGAATATTTCACAGCAGTCGGTATGtacaaaattagtaattttgtataattttatgtagtttaaaacttaataatctctaaatataatattcctattttatagGTGTACCATATATGGGACGAAAAATGATGTCTATGTCATCTCCTGTTATGGAAATAACCTTAGAAGGAGAAACAATGACAATTAAAAATTCTTCCTTATTGAGAACAActgaatataaatttaaatttggtgAAGAATATGTTGAGAACATGCCGAATACTTCAATTAAGGTAACTGACACTATTCgatgattatttatttcaaaatttgccACCAAACTGGGCTAgcggttttttttcttgttttaaaagacatattttcattattttcagtTCTCATGCTCGTTAAATTCATCTaaaaattgtttctttttatgctgtagtgtataaaataaattcccCTTTGAAGACCCATATTGACTTAGCAACGAAGTGTATTTTAGATAAACCTACTCGATACCGCAAAGGTTCCGGGTAGGAAAACTCTGATGCATTGCACTTCCGTCTCACAGCACGGGGCCACTGCCCCTGCAAAAAATGCCTGCTGCTGCTGCctggaaaaatatatatttaccaaACCCACTTGGAAAGCTCCCTTTAttgtttgaaatatatttttaagtaacttAATCCTAATTTTGACTTGTATCCTCACGTTAACTGGTAGGATGGACATTAAGTGAATTTTACTGATAAATATTCAATAGAATTAATTAGGATTCTATTGAATATTTATCAGTAAAATAACCGCGGAATAAACGCCGATAAATGTTTCACAGCTTTTTGTAGTATTTTCCtcacgttggtgtggtgaaaataaaatgtgttttacaCGGTAGAAATACagactttattggtaaatataaaCATAGTAACCCTCGCATCCATCAAGAATCCTTCACATGTACGAGTTGCGCGAAATGCACGGGCCTCAAGATTAGTACGAAGGGTTGCCCCCttcttaaataaattactatttcCATATAATTTCGTGAAACAATAAGTGAAAAGCTTATTATAAAACTCTAGCTTTGTACCCATTTTATCTTCGACCTACTTACCTATATCGATATATTGCCTTTGGTTGAAAGGAATGTTTTATTCTCTTGTTGTAAATCGATCACTTATTAAATGTTTCTACTTTGGAATACGATAAAAACGATTGCagtataggtaattaaaaattaataaatttagctaattaattaattcttatTGGAAACTTGTTGCGTGAATTATCATAGTGCTAATCGTTATCGGTTAAAACAGAGGTTTCATCTATGATTTTTTTTGCAGAGCGTAACCATTCTTGTCAACGATCATGAAGTTCAGACGAATTCAGTGATTCCTGAAAACGGTGCGAAATGTGGACGCCACTACCTCTTCACTGACGATGAATGcattattgtaagtacttaacaaattttgttttatttccgtGAGTGTTGGCCTCTAGGTATAACAAAATAGTGTaattgttgaaattttcagtcaaaaataaaaatacgcgCGCGCGGATATAGTTTCAGATAGATACACGATGTGCTGACGAAGTGACGACGAATTGCGGACTGGTCGAGAGTCGAGAAGATGGTGGGGTTAGTGTTCCATCGAACTCCCAGTCTCTATCTCTGTCTATCTAggttctctctctctctctttcacGCTCAAGAAAACCATCAAACTCATCACGTGCTCCTGGCTGCTCCAGGGGAAAAAACGATTAGTCAATTTCTTTGTCTGGTCATTTATGAAAGTTCTTGACATTCTTGTGTAGTACTATTCAGGTAGGATAGGAAGTTGGCTAATTTTTACTCCTGAAACTCCTttcccatatttttttattatggttaTAGTACGGTTTACTGGAATGATATAGATGTATGTTGGCTCACCGAGAATATAGAATATGCTAAGTCTTCATGGACGCACTACTAGCTGGCTTACTTAAGGcctgcgcgttgtaatatacagttCCTTATGAGAGACCACGTGCACGTCTATGCACACACAGCCGGTGCCCTGCCGATGCCGGTGGCCTGGCCTTTAATGGCCTGTTATTAAGTTCGTTTTAAGCGGGtttgtcatacattttggcaCTGGTGCAGTGTTATAAGTAACAGCCTTCGAATTGCAATTTCTGGCTGCACATATGCAGCATTTCCATGTAGAAATTGTAGGATCAAGCCGGATGAGTTGCGTAGTCGGATCACGCTTTCACGCTAACTGCatgacatttgcaatgacaaagtatggcaatgtcatcattaatatcAAGTTTGTACAAAAATAGGACACATTACAtgcattataaaaatattacattatcaagaaataaatgatttgcaATATAGATtagatattattatgttaataatgatgaaattgataattcaatgtaCAGTAGGTattaatccgtattttttgacattaagatttttattatagAAAGTTTtcagactagtatttttttatacaattttagtgtttgacgatccttttgtgaaattcttataattaagtttgacatatctgtggtgttcataaataaataaatcaatcagatGCGTTGGCAACACTAGTCAGACTGTCATGGCGGAGGGTGTTTCGAGCGCACTGTGTggaacaataataaattgttttatttataatataattaatccaaGAGTGGTTAGATTAACGGATGTAAATCTAAACACCACAAGTGGCGACGAGGTAAATCAGAAAACTGTAAGTAAACACGACATGTGACAAATAAGCGTGCAGAAATAAATAAGGCGCCATGTTTACCAACAATTGCAGCGGCAATAAATGGTATCGAAATTCTAACTAAATaagtacaattcaattcaatcttgcaagatagacaaacgattgCAGTAAATGAATGTATATTCATGTCGTAAATAACGAAAATACCAACAAGTTGGTTTAGGCTGATGCCGTATGTATGGTGTAGGTTACTCGTACGGCCGAGTTGTAAAGTCCTAGTAAAGCCATAAACCCAAATAACGAAAATACCAACAAGTTGGTGTAGGCTGATGCCGGATGTATGGTGTAGGTTACTCGTACGGCCGAGTTGTAAAGTCCTAGTAAAGCCATAAACCCCATAAAATGATGGGAAGAAATCGCTAAAATGTCAAATGACTACTGGCTGCGGCCGAAAATGATGTAAACTCGTACGTCCGAGTTGTCAAATAATACATCATACACCCCACAAAATGGATGGGAACGAATAAAGCGATAAATTGatgaaaatgaattttattgtaCTTGTTAGTTATTCATAAAATCTATGTACCATGAGTacttatctaataaaaaattatgaaaactggAATATGACCTGCATGTACAGGGTAATCTAAAGGAAAAGTAAATGCTTGGTGGTATTTCCACATATAAagacataataaacaaataaattatcccCTAGTTGCTCAGAATTACAAAAGGACTCGTATTTTGTATCTTCATTTTGACAGATCACAATTACTACTGTGCTTTTTCTAATGCCTTAATGGGTGTAACCCGGAGGCGTCTGTGGATTGCAAATGGAGTCtaatctaaatgttttattacaagATAAATTGGCAAGATGACATTATGTTGAATCAATAATACACTGTCTAGtgaagtagataaatgagcaatttatcacaatgatttggattatctaataatgtatggaaatacaaGAACTCCAAAGTATCACACTTACACAaggttattttgttttcaaatttcaaaatgaaaagaagagATTGTGTGTTCGATTCCTTATTGTATgctgcataataataaaataaaaatagccttttgTTTCAGACAATTACATAGTTTCACTTGTTATCTTTGTATATTacatcttaattatttattataatagggttgtctgtatgccttttgttggcaaaggcctcccccaactcTTTCCATTTCTCTCTTTCTAGTGCTATGctgcataatagtacattgcattttaaattttaaaatgagatttataagaattaatatTGTAATCAGTAATATACATACAAGACATCTGAAACAAAATAAGCTCTCAAAAGTTCATGACTTGTCCATTCAATAAACCCAAATTTTAGCAGTATCTGTTCAAATGATTCCCTGCATTTTATTGAAAAGTAGatgtatatagttatttgttatacaaactgtaaatatttaaatagcaattttcttgtttcctgTACATCAAGATGGCTTTTACTGGAATTGGATCTCGCATATAAGCATTTCTGACTTGTGgattgttttaagttttaacaggATGAGTCTCATACAAACATTTGATTCTCAAGATATACCGGAACAAGTGATATCATTGAAATCaacatttgtcatctagcctattcaattaaattttgtCTTATGGTAGACAAGTTATGAGCAACAACAAATGTCAACAAGTTGACTTAGATTATATATCTTATATTAACTTTATTAGTTCTTATCAAATTCTACAATGGAGGCACTAAAGAAGTTGTTTaagacacctgttata
This genomic stretch from Cydia strobilella chromosome 6, ilCydStro3.1, whole genome shotgun sequence harbors:
- the LOC134742539 gene encoding fatty acid-binding protein homolog 7-like, whose amino-acid sequence is MPSIAGKYQHYKNEDIEEYFTAVGVPYMGRKMMSMSSPVMEITLEGETMTIKNSSLLRTTEYKFKFGEEYVENMPNTSIKSVTILVNDHEVQTNSVIPENGAKCGRHYLFTDDECIITLTHDNAKPGKRYFKRIN